A genome region from Deinococcus cellulosilyticus NBRC 106333 = KACC 11606 includes the following:
- a CDS encoding winged helix-turn-helix domain-containing protein yields MLSEKSPPPSLDFERLQAWTHTHLASIQATIHLMGPLSASPSPTPATLHIKILGAPEVFCQGQKVDFPYQKVLELLLYLIHHPAATREQLLSDLWDGKTADSVYTAIRQLRKILRDLFPLTEEGVVKKGRHYSLSSQIQVVLDSHDLDGPVLTTQQIAPQYLCDLMDGLDSAWIEEQRLIFNRLLLTRLVQELQVSQGRTDRTLVLHLLRVTQDVFEPDPLQMVLRLSRELGHGGIHRTAQMLQHALTEGSCTRFYVLQLREQAAKLLEQERLAPA; encoded by the coding sequence GTGTTGTCTGAAAAAAGCCCCCCACCCAGCCTGGATTTTGAGCGGTTGCAGGCCTGGACGCACACCCATCTGGCTTCCATTCAGGCCACCATTCACCTGATGGGACCCCTTTCAGCCTCTCCCAGCCCAACACCTGCAACCCTGCACATCAAAATTCTTGGTGCCCCGGAAGTTTTCTGTCAGGGCCAGAAGGTGGATTTTCCCTATCAAAAGGTGCTGGAACTGCTGCTGTACCTGATCCATCATCCTGCAGCCACCCGTGAACAGCTGCTCAGTGACCTCTGGGATGGGAAGACTGCCGACAGTGTTTATACGGCCATCCGGCAACTGAGAAAGATCCTCAGGGACCTCTTCCCCCTCACCGAAGAGGGGGTGGTGAAAAAAGGCAGACACTACAGCCTCTCTTCGCAGATTCAGGTGGTGCTCGACAGCCACGACCTTGATGGGCCTGTCCTGACCACACAACAGATTGCCCCGCAATACCTCTGTGACCTGATGGATGGTCTGGATTCTGCCTGGATTGAGGAGCAACGCCTCATTTTCAACCGCCTTCTGCTGACCCGTCTGGTCCAGGAATTGCAGGTCTCGCAGGGAAGAACAGACCGCACCCTGGTCCTGCACCTGCTCAGGGTCACACAGGATGTGTTCGAGCCTGACCCCCTGCAGATGGTGCTCAGGCTCTCCAGAGAGCTTGGCCATGGTGGGATTCACCGCACCGCCCAGATGCTGCAACACGCCCTGACCGAAGGGAGCTGCACCCGTTTCTATGTGCTGCAACTGCGTGAACAGGCCGCAAAGCTGCTGGAGCAAGAAAGGCTCGCTCCGGCATGA
- a CDS encoding ATP-binding protein, which produces MRGTAHHLPRYLDDFIGRTAELGLLSEALQKHSLISVVGFGGVGKTRLAVEFSRQHAEKFPHGIAFFDAYSSRNTNEFISLIAKSFDITDVKIERITEFLVEYFQHKRMLLLLDNVEHLPEIGIFIRTLLTECPSLHILATSRERLKIRGECVCQIHPFNFDTLEEDLFHNEAMQLFYSRAKLVRPDLILSEEHQSLIFQICRLLEGIPLSIELVASQVYSQTLQRILRFLQDNLLLPAAQGAIDLDPRQRSIRNLIDWSYQLLTPEQRLVFRHLSFFNARFDLDDALHMLQTLFQEQQIETDPAGVLTSLLEKNLLYSKVGGDGRSLLFCLDVVKAYARSLMDEREQKQVLAFYTSYYLQRIQTNKETPFDVQSEYFLRHSSSIHQVITAHLKDNPLQSARLVSYIWKYWQASRYFYLGLAYTDALFEAYQQAGPQQKTHEFALSIVNTLIGAAWISNDNFDFEGSRCYFTQALEVARHHQNPMGMAGAYQGLAHLCMFWGDLRQADFFTQEAQEIIGRIGEPDQKCWIQSHQGRLHFIKGQYPEAEHCFLESQKGFQARGNTWGMAWTELHLAELYFETLQLDRAEALLEEQLQNTQLSFEEMNTVRLHLLLLVAKLQVIQERVDQARDTLHICLDHFSDRKKAIKVQDLIGVQILIEVESGHLSEAARLIQEVMTSKTPVATINALIDINCCAARLAVQEGRFLEARRAHQTCLEIHERFEWAISPRRQKFYDGLETSLNAPV; this is translated from the coding sequence ATGAGAGGCACCGCCCATCACCTGCCCAGATACCTCGATGATTTTATTGGACGCACTGCAGAACTCGGCCTGCTCTCTGAGGCCCTGCAGAAACACAGCCTGATCTCGGTGGTGGGGTTTGGTGGGGTGGGTAAAACCCGACTGGCCGTGGAATTCAGCCGCCAGCATGCTGAAAAGTTCCCACATGGGATTGCTTTTTTTGATGCCTACAGCAGCAGAAACACCAACGAATTCATCTCCCTGATCGCCAAGTCCTTCGACATCACAGACGTCAAGATCGAGAGGATCACCGAGTTTCTGGTGGAGTACTTCCAGCACAAACGGATGCTGCTGTTGCTGGACAACGTGGAACACCTCCCCGAAATTGGCATTTTCATTCGCACCCTGCTCACCGAGTGCCCCTCCCTGCACATCCTCGCCACCTCCCGTGAACGCCTGAAAATCCGTGGAGAATGTGTCTGCCAGATTCATCCGTTCAATTTTGACACCCTGGAAGAGGACCTTTTTCACAACGAGGCCATGCAGCTCTTTTACAGCCGGGCAAAGCTGGTGCGCCCGGACCTGATCCTCTCAGAAGAACACCAGAGCCTGATTTTTCAGATTTGCAGGCTGCTGGAAGGCATTCCCCTGTCCATCGAACTGGTGGCCAGTCAGGTGTACAGCCAGACCCTGCAACGCATCCTCCGGTTTCTGCAGGACAACCTGCTCCTGCCTGCTGCGCAGGGAGCCATCGACCTTGATCCCAGGCAGCGCAGCATCCGCAACCTGATCGACTGGAGTTACCAGTTGCTCACTCCAGAGCAGCGTCTGGTGTTCCGTCACCTCAGCTTCTTCAATGCCCGCTTTGATCTGGATGACGCCCTCCACATGTTGCAAACCCTGTTTCAGGAGCAGCAGATCGAGACGGACCCAGCAGGGGTGCTCACCAGCCTTCTCGAAAAAAACCTGCTGTACTCCAAAGTCGGAGGGGATGGCCGCAGCCTGCTGTTCTGCCTGGATGTGGTCAAAGCCTACGCCCGCAGCCTGATGGATGAAAGGGAGCAAAAACAGGTTCTGGCCTTCTACACCTCTTATTATCTGCAACGCATCCAGACCAACAAAGAGACCCCTTTTGATGTGCAGAGCGAGTATTTTCTGCGGCATTCCAGCAGCATCCACCAGGTCATCACTGCGCACCTGAAAGACAACCCCCTGCAATCTGCACGGCTGGTGTCCTACATCTGGAAGTACTGGCAGGCCTCACGCTACTTCTACCTGGGACTGGCTTACACAGATGCCCTCTTTGAAGCCTACCAGCAGGCAGGTCCACAGCAGAAGACCCATGAATTTGCTCTGTCCATTGTGAACACCCTGATCGGTGCAGCGTGGATTTCCAACGACAACTTTGATTTCGAGGGGAGCCGCTGTTATTTCACCCAGGCTTTAGAGGTGGCCCGCCACCACCAGAACCCGATGGGCATGGCCGGGGCCTACCAGGGTCTGGCCCACCTGTGCATGTTCTGGGGAGACCTCAGGCAGGCGGACTTTTTCACCCAGGAAGCGCAGGAGATCATTGGCCGGATTGGAGAGCCAGACCAGAAGTGCTGGATTCAGAGCCACCAGGGCAGGCTGCACTTCATCAAGGGCCAGTACCCAGAGGCTGAACACTGCTTTCTGGAATCCCAGAAAGGCTTTCAGGCCAGAGGCAACACCTGGGGCATGGCCTGGACTGAACTCCATCTGGCCGAATTGTACTTCGAGACCCTGCAACTGGACCGGGCCGAGGCCCTGCTGGAAGAGCAACTCCAGAACACCCAGCTTTCCTTTGAGGAGATGAACACCGTGCGCCTTCACCTGCTCTTGCTGGTCGCCAAATTGCAGGTGATTCAGGAACGTGTTGATCAGGCCCGAGACACCTTACACATCTGCCTGGACCACTTCTCGGACCGCAAGAAGGCCATCAAGGTGCAGGACCTGATCGGTGTGCAGATCCTGATCGAGGTGGAGTCCGGTCACCTCTCAGAAGCTGCCCGTCTGATTCAAGAAGTCATGACCAGCAAAACCCCTGTGGCAACCATCAACGCCCTGATCGACATCAACTGCTGTGCTGCCCGACTCGCAGTGCAGGAAGGACGCTTTCTGGAAGCCCGCAGGGCACACCAGACCTGCCTGGAGATCCATGAACGGTTTGAGTGGGCCATCAGTCCCAGAAGGCAGAAATTCTATGACGGCCTCGAAACGTCCCTGAACGCTCCGGTTTGA